Within the Zea mays cultivar B73 chromosome 10, Zm-B73-REFERENCE-NAM-5.0, whole genome shotgun sequence genome, the region GGCTGGGATCTCCAGGGCCTCCGCAGGAGAGCCGCTGGCGTCCACCGCCGCTTCGACGCGCTGCTGGAGGACATCCTCAGGCACAAGGAGGAGGCGAGGGCGGCGCGAAGGCTCGACCAAGACGACGACGGACGTGGCAGCAGCAAGCAGGACAAGAAGCAGGCCACGCACAGCAAGGACCTGCTCGACATCCTCATGGACAAGGCAGACGACCCGGCGGCGGAGATCAAGCTCACCCGGGAAAACATCAAGGCTTTCATCATCGTAAGATCTATCTATCATGCTTTTTATTAACACTTCTCATGCTTTTTTCAATTATATCTATATTATATACATATGCATGCACATGCACTGCAGGACGTGGTGACTGCTGGTTCAGACACGTCGGCCGCCATGGTAGAGTGGATGCTGGCGGAGCTGATGAACCACCCGGAGACGCTGCGTAAGGTGGCGGAGGAGATCGACGCGGTGGTCGGCGGCGACAGGATCGCCAGCGAAGCGGACCTGCCACAGCTGCCGTACCTGATGGCGGCGTACAAGGAGACGTTGCGTCTGCACCCGGCAGCGCCCATCGCGCACCGACAGTCGAGCGAGGAGATGGTGGTGCGCGGCTTCACGGTGCCGCCGCAGACGGCGGTGTTCATCAACGTGTGGGCCATCGGGCGCGACCCGGCGTACTGGGAGGAGCCCCTAGCGTTCCGGCCGGAGCGGTTCATGCCCGGCGGCGCCGCCGAGAGCCTGGAGCCCCGTGGGCAGCACTTTCAGTACATGCCCTTCGGCAGCGGCCGCCGGGGATGCCCCGGCATGGGCCTGGCGCTACAGTCCGTGCCGGCCGTGCTGGCGGCGCTCGTGCAGTGCTTCCACTGGGCCACCGTCGACGGCGACGGCGGGGTGAACAAGATCGACATGTCGGAGTCGGACGGGCTGGTGTGCGCTCGCAAGAAGCCGCTTCTGCTCCGCCCCACGCCTCGCCTCACCCCCTTCCCGGCCGTCGTCTAGCGTGTCTTCCATGGCAATACCGTCTATGTCTGTACCAACCTCTACCAGTACCACCACGTACGTACGGATTCGAAGAATGTGGATACCATGCATTAATTATATGTATCACATTATTATATATATGATATGCAAGAGTAATATGCATGGCATTGTCTTGCATGCTCTTTGTTAAGTTTCTCGTGCACAATACGGACCATCCAAGCGTGTTAGTTACTGGACTTTATTTCACTACCAACACTACCAACACCAACGCTGACATGACATGACATGACATGACCCATCCACCTATATATCTCTCCCACTCTCAGCACGGAAAACATACGACCACATCTATCGTTTTGGATTGGATACACAGTCGTTTGACAAATCACATCCATACCGAACAGCGTTTCGCTTTCGTTTCATATGCCTTCGAGAGGAAGCTGATGGTAGGATTGGATTTCCACTTCGGTCACCAACAACACAACCTAACTAAAATTAGACAAAATTAAAAAGTTCAATTTCCCCGCTTTATTATGTTTCAAGCGAACGAAAGTGTCACAATTCAGTAAACAAAACGCATCGTTATATGTGATCATGATGCAAACGATTCTAAAGAAATTAGGTAATGTTTGGTCCCCAAGCTAGTCAGGTGGAATGGCTCCGTCCCTGTGAGCCGCTCCATCCGGGAGACTTTAGTGAGCTAAATGGTTCAATATTTGAGCATAATTTTTCGTTTTTAGAACCACTCCATCGTCCTATATGGAATCAAtccaaacaacaacaaattagGAGCGAAGCGGTTCCATTCAACTATACTCCAGAATCAAACGTTACCTTAGGCTATCTGTTGTTCCAGTACCATTTCAGCTTCCTGGAGGTTCTATTTGTAGTCTACGTTTGTGACATCAACAAGGTTTTAAAGACGTCCGACTAACCGCGATTAGTCGGCCTTATCGTCGAAGTAAGCACGATTAGGAGCTTCGACTTGATTAGGGCGACTAGGAACCGATTAGTCGTCCTAGTAactgactaatcgcgattagttgcCCGATTATGTGTTGTGACCAACTAGTTTATGTCTGGTTTGGGCCTGTAATCTATCCTCTGTTCTATAGGTCGCGGCCGACCCACCATCTCTACAATAAAAAGTAGAAACCCTGTGTTGCCCCTATTGTACCATAGCGGCCGCACAGTAGCCGCCACCCCTTCTCCAGCGTGCGACTGCGCCCCATCTGCTCCGGCGACCCTCTACTCTATCGTGACCCTCTGCTTCATCGTGTGGCTGTTGTAGAGGCCTCTGCTCGAGCCTCCGCCCTCTAGTGTAAAGTGCCCGCCTCTGCTCCATGCCTCCACCGGAGTCCACCGTCCAGCGTGTGGCCGTCCTGAACTTCAGAGTTCAAACTTTAGAGTTCATAGTTCAGACTTCTTCAAAGTTCAGACTTCCTAACCACTCTAGAGAATAGCAAACTTCTTCAGAGTTCATAGTCTGTTGTGAACTTCAGACCGAGATGAGGACCCCTTCAGACGGTGATgcatttgtttttttttcttattCACTTCTTCAGCAGTATTGTGCGTGCCTGCTACAACTATAGTGTACTACTGTACTGTGGTCCTGCtacaactatatatatacatatggtcttgttataggtgAACGACTATAGGACGACTAGGAGTCAACTAGGAtcgactaatcgtgattagtcaCCTTATCGGTGTTCAGGCGACTAGAGTCGACTAGCCGACTTTAAAACCTTGGTCAGCAACCTTCCTGCCACAACATCGACCAGGGAACGCGGGAAGCTAGAGATCAAATGCTTGATTACAAGTGACAGGTTCACCGTCTCCACGGCCCAGACGCAGTCAACGTGCGAGAAAGCCCAACACGCAGTATGTCTATAACACCTCATatccatcaattaaaataattCATTACTAGTTATTAAATTTAGTAGAGAATACATTAAAATTTAAATCAAGTGCTTGATTTCGTTCAACCATTTTGGGAACATGATTTTTTGTTTGCTGATGATTAATTGATGATTTTATTTATAGAATACTTTTATTGGAAACCCAAATTTTAATTATAATATACCTCGGTCTAAAGATAAATATTTAGTATTTTAattataaatattattattagTTTTATTATAATTTTGAAATAATTAAAAATAAATTTATCTATATTTTTATAAATAACCTATTCAAAAAATATTTGAAACCCTAGCCGCGCTGGTCATTTTGGCTCAGTCGGCCCACTAAGGCCCGATAGCTGCTCTCTCTTCCACGTGGGTCGGCCCCGTCCCTGGACCTCTCCGCTGTAAACCCTGGATAATTCTTTAAGGAGTATTAGCTAGTTTTTATTATTTTATAAGAATAATAGTAAGACTTTAGTTAAACAAGAAATAATATTAGAGTTATTTTAGTTTGTGCTAAGACATGTCCCTTTTAAATAAATATGTTGGTGAATTATTTCACCCGAATTACACCTAgtgggttggatttgtttggctttgcctttcttgtcatataaGGTCTTGACAAGGCGAGCCACCTCTTACTTTAATTGATCATTTTTCTTTGcaatctcatccgaacatgtttctataacaatatTCTTAAGAAGAACTTGATCGCAAGGGTTAGaattatcaattaaatcaaaacaagaagtagaagcatctttcttaataatttcaggaatttcaaccaaagatactcctggggtgctaccgatgttttctagcttagtagttagctcattattatgtatgctaagaattttcattttttctagcaaattttcaatggcttcttgagagctagctaacttagccttaagtttttcattctttttaataaggccgtcATTAGTAGCtgaggatggagcactagactctaattgctcaattttagttgatagctcacaattcaaatttgcaaatatTTCAAATTTTCTAGtaaacatttataatcattttgagagctaatcaacttattttaaggttttaagttgagtcttttgtttagtgcatacatcctaaaaaaaatttacggcttccgcaagctcatctacggagggctttccctcaccttcatcatcactaccgctatcatcactagaggatggaatactcattttacctcttgccataaggcacttgcgtgttgaccgtgatgagcgtgatgaggatcggtggctgcgcgcctttggaggttcatcttcacttaaagagtcatcccaagttttgacacttttaagcgccttgcctttgctcctcccctttgtggggtcggccatatttggacagttgtccctgaagtggcccttctccccgcatgcgaatcatcctctctttcttttctttttcctgtcaatgttaaagagaagatcgtcGACCTGcaagggcacacccattagattaatcttgcggatcatccacaTCAGTGGCGGAGGATGAAAAAAATTTAGGTATGGCTCTACACAACTGGATTGTATAATATTTAGCATACAACCAATCAACTTGTAGAACAACTCACGATATATATAAAGAAATAGAACATTGTCTAAAATGAAAATAAATTGCTACAAAACATGTAATTGTCACACCTCTGATTTGCAAATTTGCGACTTCGTCT harbors:
- the LOC103641445 gene encoding cytochrome P450 93G1, which gives rise to MEEQQPRPRPSIMFVLSSLAKNNPESVLALIAVLTVVALRHLISSWRQQARLPPSPTSLPVIGHLHLLRPPVHRTFQELASRIGPLMHIRLGSTHCVVASTPEVASELIRGHEGSISERPLTAVARQFAYDSAGFAFAPYNTHWRFMKRLCMSELLGPRTVEQLRPVRRAGTVSLLADLLASSARGETVDLTRHLIRLSNTSIIRMVASTVPGSVTDEAQEVVKDVAELVGAFNVDDYISLVRGWDLQGLRRRAAGVHRRFDALLEDILRHKEEARAARRLDQDDDGRGSSKQDKKQATHSKDLLDILMDKADDPAAEIKLTRENIKAFIIDVVTAGSDTSAAMVEWMLAELMNHPETLRKVAEEIDAVVGGDRIASEADLPQLPYLMAAYKETLRLHPAAPIAHRQSSEEMVVRGFTVPPQTAVFINVWAIGRDPAYWEEPLAFRPERFMPGGAAESLEPRGQHFQYMPFGSGRRGCPGMGLALQSVPAVLAALVQCFHWATVDGDGGVNKIDMSESDGLVCARKKPLLLRPTPRLTPFPAVV